A genomic segment from Nicotiana tabacum cultivar K326 chromosome 7, ASM71507v2, whole genome shotgun sequence encodes:
- the LOC107812770 gene encoding uncharacterized protein LOC107812770 — MDREGGSAGSCYYSVLGIRKNASCSDIRSAYRKLALKWHPDRWAKNPSVAAEAKRRFQKIQEAYSVLSDEDKRSMYDAGFLDLLEEDEGMGDFLHDLMNRMDQNVGAAEESMEDLQRTFVEMFGGDLAKMMNDENPTVKKRARDSGSNIRAAPKRNTTNANANATSYHC; from the exons ATGGATCGAGAAGGAGGATCCGCCGGATCTTGTTACTATTCAGTGCTTGGGATTCGTAAGAATGCCTCCTGCTCCGACATTCGCTCAGCTTATCGGAAGCTAGCTCTG AAATGGCACCCGGATAGGTGGGCAAAGAATCCGTCGGTAGCGGCAGAAGCGAAACGCCGGTTTCAGAAAATCCAAGAGGCTTACTCAG TTCTCTCCGATGAAGACAAGAGGTCAATGTACGACGCCGGTTTCCTTGATCTGCTTGAGGAAGACGAA GGAATGGGTGATTTCCTGCACGATTTGATGAACAGAATGGATCAAAATGTTGGGGCGGCG GAGGAGAGTATGGAGGATTTGCAGAGGACGTTCGTCGAAATGTTCGGTGGAGATTTAGCAAAGATGATGAATGATGAAAATCCAACGGTGAAGAAGAGGGCACGTGATTCAGGTTCCAACATAAGAGCTGCTCCAAAACGCAACACCACTAATGCCAATGCCAATGCCACCTCTTATCACTGTTAA